The window TATCAAGAAACAAATAGAAAGAAGAAGAAAAATGGAATATTTCAACCTAAATGATGGTAATCGAATTCCTAAGATTGGTTTCGGAACATATAAATTAAACGGCTCACGTGGCGTTTTTGCCATTCAAGCTGCTTTAAAGAATGGTTATCGTCTCCTAGATTCTGCTGTTAATTATGAAAATGAAGGTGCGGTTGGTCGAGCAATTAAAAACAGTCATGTAAGTCGCGATAAAATTTTCGTAACTTCTAAATTACCGGGACGCCATCACAAATATCAAGAAGCCCTGGAGCAAATTCAAGAGTCACTTTACTCTGCGGATCTTGACTACTACGATTTATATTTAATTCACTGGCCAAATCCAAAAGAAAATCATTATCTTGAAGCTTGGCAAGCCATGATTGACGCACAAAGATTTGGTTTAATTCGTTCAGTCGGTGTATCTAATTTTGAACCAGAACATATTAATCACTTATATCGCGAAACTGGCGTGATGCCTGCTGTCAATCAAATAGAGCTTCACCCTTATTGGTCAAGTCAAAGAGTTCGCAAATACGATGATGAGCACCATATCATTACGGAAGCCTGGAGTCCGCTCCAACGTGGCGGTGAAGCCTTTCAAGAAAAAGAAATTATTGAATTAGCTCAAAAATATCATAAATCCCCTGCTCAAATAATTTTACGCTGGGAAACACAAATTAATGTTGTCCCAATTCCTAAGGCTAGTTCCTATGAACATCAATTAAGCAATTTAAATATATTTGACTTCAAATTAACTGATGCAGAAGTTCAAAGCTTAATCAACTTAGATAAAGAATCTGCTCGTCGGTTTGATCCTAATGAGCACGAAGAATTCTAAGGAAAGCAGGTACAATCTTCATGCAAGCAATTCTAAATAAACGAGTTTCAAAAATTGCTCTATTTTATGATCTCGTTTTTGTCTACATGATCTCTAAAACAACAGAGATACTTCACCATCTTGAACATGGACTTGTTTCCCCAACCTCTTTTGCCTTATTTGCATTAATAGTTATTATTTTTATTAATTCATGGATGGTACAAACAGTTTTTACTAATCGCTATGGTATTGGTAGCTGGGCTGACATTGCATTTTATTTTATTGATATGATGATCTTGCTATATATGTCCAATTCCTTTGATACTAATAATCTAACCGAAATGAAAATTCTATTTATTTCTGCTGGATTATTGTCGTTAACTCTAGCAAGTCATTACTTAATTAATTATTTTCAGACAACAAGTAAAATTGATCAAAATATTTCCCGGGCATTTTTTCTAATTTTGATTTTCAGATCAATCGCTCTAATTATTGGTGGACTATTAGATAATGTCCCTGGCTTTGTGTTAGCAGTTATTGGAATTATTTTCAGTTGGCTCATGCCTACCTTAACTGCAAAATATACTATTAAACACCCTATTATTTTTCCCCATCTGCTTGAAAGACTAAATCTCTTAGTAATTATCATTTTTGGTGAAACAATAATTGGAATCGCGGATTACTTCCGCCCTAAGACTTTTTCACTTTATTCAATTCTTATTTTCTTAACAGTTGCCCTATTATTTTTCACTTACGCTCTACAATTTGATAAGCTGACTAATGAAGATCAAGATGATGTTACGGGAAACGTCCTAATTTATCTTCATTATCTGATTATTTTCGGAATCAGCTTAATAACTGTAAGTATTAAATTTATCCATGAAGCTGATGCTAACTCATGGTTTGCTGTGTTATGTTTATATTGTGGAATCGGATTGTTTTACTTAGGATTATTATTTGCAACACGCTATAATAAGTTGCAATTTAAATTAAAAAAATCTACAATTACAATTTTCCTAACTACGACTTTAATCGGAACTATTTCCTGTCTTATCTGGTCAAGTTTTGAAGTCATTGTAATTCTAACCTTTGTAATTGTGGCCATTAATATTAGTTGGTTAGTTCATGTAAATCTTCCCCATATCAAAAAAGGAATCCTCTTGTAGGATTCCTTTTTTCATTTTCTTTAACTACGTGCCCAATTATCAAGCACATTTAAGAAGAATTTCTCTGACCAAGTCCTAATGTTTTGTCCCTGCTTCTTTAAGGCTCTTGCCTTATTTAATTCAGTAATATCAGTCCTAAAGAAATCATGGTCACCGACTAAAACATAATCAGTGTCTTGTCCCACTTCTTCTTGAATAGATCCGCCAAGATTCTTTACCGCGTTAGCTAATTCATACTCATCTAGATCTAAATCACCAGCAATTACAACATTTTTATGAGCAAATGGACTACGAAATGCTTGCGACTGCTTAACAATGTCAGGCCATTCATTAGTCAAATCTAATGTTTTAACTGCTTCTTGCGCTCTAAGCATATGCTCTTGTCTAAATAATTTATGAAATTCATCAAAAACCTTTTTAGTATCTAAACAATCATCTAAACCGCGGTGTTCTTGATTTTCCGCAATATTCATTCGATGCATGCAATCAAGAAGTCGATTATGCCGTTCTTGTGGATAAAAACTACGTGCTAAGCGATAAACGTCAACATAATCATTATTTAAAACAGTTAAATGATATTTTTCAGCTAAATCGTAAACAAAATTCAAATCAAAATTAACATTATATCCAACAATTGGATCGCTCCCAATAAATTCGCGATACTTTTTAATTGCCTCTTGAACTGGTAGTCCCTTTTCTTCAATTGCGGCTTCATCAATTCCGTTCAATTTAGTAATAAAGGCAGGCACCTTATTACTGTCAGGAAACTTTACTAATTCTGAAAAAGTTGCTATCACTTCTCCATGACGCACCTTCAAGCCGCCCATTTCTGTAATTCGATCTCGATATGGACTAAGGCCAGTAGTTTCTACATCGATTAAAGTATAATTCTCTGGAAAACCTGGTTTTTCAATTCCTTTTTGCCGTATTTTATCTTGAGCCGCTGGAATTCTTAAAACGCCTTGAATAACTGAAATACTCATTTTTTACCCTTCATTTTTAGAAATTTTTTCAATTACTTCTGGAAGTGCCATCTCTAAGCCGGCACTTCTTTTTTGAATGTCATCAGGTAAGTCATCTTGACTTAAATCTGCTGCTACATAATGCCAATCTTTAAACTGTTCTACTAATTTTACCATCGGGTCAAGTAGTTGTGGACTGGTTGGATCAACTCCTAACTCCAACACCACAACCTTCTCAGTTTGCTTTCTAGTTAAAAACCAACGAAATCTAGTATTTGCATCTTCATCTGGGAAGAAGTGAGCATTAAGTGGCATATGAATTTCCATTGGCGAATCACAGTCCTCGCAGCGAGGTATTTCACCTTGACCATTAATATATCTTTTTACAACGGACAAATCAGAGTAAGTACCATGATTTAATCCACTAGAACATTGCATTCTAGTCCAATCGCCGAAAACATCAAAAATTTTATTCTGATCAAATCCAGCCTTTTCAAAAAAATGGCCAAAAGTACTGGTCGCAATAAAGTAATTTTTACCGCTTAAAAGTTCCTTCAATTGCTGCATAGCCTTACTTGGCTCATACTCAACTGAATATTCATTAATTAACTGACTCCAGAATCGCCACTTCTCATCCCAAGAATCAAAATCTTTATCTAAAGCATCCGCAATGGTTTTGACATGATATTTTTCGCTAACTTTTTTATATTCAATTGGAAAGGCTGCATCATCAAACATATCAAGCCCTTCCATTTGTGCAAAACCGTTACCAGCTGTGACGATTATTGCATCTGCTTCAGCTAGCCATCTTTGTATTTCTTTAAAATCTTTCATGATCTTTTCTTCCTTTTTATTTTTCAGAATATCCAACCAAACGTAGTTGTCCCTTAATATATTCTCCTAAAAAGATATCATCAGTACTATTATAACCAGCTTTAGCTACTTCTTGTTCAAGCCAAGCATTAGATTTATGAATTAAATCTAAAACGTCCTCATTAATTTGACCATCACTAATAATGGGAAAGCGAATATTGTCTTCATCATTTTCGATGATAGTCAATTGTCCGTTTTGTTCGAAAATACAATTTTTTACTTTTTCAACTGAGTATATTCCGCGACTTCTGAGTCTAAACATTAATTCATTAGCAGAGATACCTGCTTTCATACAGTTTCCAACTAAAACATGTCCGTTCTTTATTACTTGAACTGGTTTTCCATCAATTAAATTGCGTACCCAATTGCTACGTTCACGTCCAAATTTTAAGATAAAAACTACCAATGTCCACACAACTAAGACAAGGAGAAACTGCAAAATTGTAATACTAGAATTGTAAATTAATCCGCCAATGATCCCACCAAGAACATAATTTTGTAATTGATCTAATGCAGTAGTTGGAGCTAGATTGCTCTTACCAAACACATTGATTTGAATAATTAAAGTTAATATTCCTAAAGAAAACTTGATAAATAATTGTGTATAATCCATCTTTTACCTACTTTTGCACATATACATGGTGATCAATGACGTGAGCACGATTTAAAGTGTAACTGTTATTATCTTCATTTAAGTTCAATTGATAATCTTCATTTTTTGAATCAATTCGGACAATCATCCCATCTTGCAAACTAGTTGAGCTGATCATTACATCGCTTTCTTTAACATTAGCATCATCAGCAATCGACTTAATAAAAGGAACGATCTGAGCCGCCTTTGACTTTTGCTCATTGTTTTGCACATATTTTTCATATTGAGTGCCAGCAAATAATACTAAAAATAAAAGTGCAATAATTCCTAAATCTCGGTATCTAGTATTAAACCGATCTCTCAAATATAAACTCGTAAAGATAATCATCGCACTAGCTGCTACAATCATTAAGATATATAAGGCTGTCCGATCAGTATTTTGATGGCTTTGAATATAATTTATAGTATAAAAATTCATTTAACTAATACTTTCTCTTTAAAGGACGATTATCGCGATTATTATTTAATAGAACATGTTGCTGAACAATTTCAATTAAAGTTCTAGAAAGTAAGGCCATACTCTCAGTTGTTACATATTCATATGGACCGTGGAAGTTCGCACCACCATTAAACAAGTTAGGTGTAGGAATGCCTTTTTCTGAAATAAAATCTCCATCAGTTCCGCCACGAAATGGAATAACTTTTGGCTTTAATCCCAGAGCATCATATGCATGCAAGACTAAATTTACAACATAAGGATGTTTCTTGATTAAATCACCAGGGCTACGGTATTGATCATGCATCTCTAAAACTACGCGATCTTCTCCATATTTCTTATTTAACTTATCCACTAGGTCTGTGACTAAGTTTTTCTTTTGTTCAAAACTATCTGTATCAAAATCTCTGATAATTAACTGAATTTGTGCATGATCTACATTGCCGTTATTTGATAAAACCATGAAATAGCCATCAAAATCTTTACTATTTTCTGGAACTTCATTTGCTGGTAAACCTTGAATGAATTCACTAGCCATCAAGGCAGCATTGACCATTAAGCCATATGCTTCACCGGGATGAACTACAGTACCATGAAAAGCTATTATAGCAGCTGCCGCATTAAAAGTTTCAAAAGCAATATCGCCTGGATCGCCATTGTCTAAAGTGTAAGCAAACTCAACAGGAAAACGTTGAACATCAAAGCGAGCAGCTCCTTTGCCTATTTCTTCATCTGGACCAAAAGCCACCCAAATCTCACCATGAGCGATATCAGAGTTTTCACTCAAATACTTAAGCATTCCTAATAAGCCCGCAATTCCAGCCTTATCGTCTGCTCCAAGTAAAGTAGTTCCATCAGCAGTAATTAAAGTTTCACCTAGGTGCTTTTTTAAACTAGGAAATTCACTTGTTGATAAAATACGTCCTGCTTTTAGTAAAATATCTGTTCCATCGTAATTTGGATGTACTTGCGGTTGAACATTGTCTGCATTGAAATCAGCAGTGTCCACATGGGCTACAAAACCAATTGGCGTAGTTTCTAAGTTACTTGTAGCTGGCAATCTACCAACAAGATATGAGTCTTTTTCAGAAAAAGAAACTTTATCTAGACCAAGTTTTTTTAACTCTTGTTCAATAATCTTTAATAGCGTAATTTGTCCTGGCGTAGTAGGTACGCTTTGGCTGTGTTCGTCTGAACGCGTATTTACCTTACAATATTCAATAAATTTATCTTGAATGTATGCTTGATCAATTTCAGTCATTAGTGCCACTTCCTAACTATTTTTAATTATATTTTAAGAAAAAATGATTTCTTGTCAATTTTCTATAGTTCAGAAGCTCCACTTTCAGCGTCAATCTCTTGATTTTTACGATAAATCGCACCCTTCGGGTTATCCGGATCATCAACTAATTTTTGCCCAGTTTCTTTTAAATAATATTCCACAAGTGGATAAATATCCTGAATACTCTCATTAATACCTGCAAATTGATGTTTTTGATCATAAATAGCGCGGTAAGTATCCACCATAAATCGCTTTTGTGTATTAGTTTGATCAGAAAAGTGCAATTCTTTTTCCTCACCTGTGCTTAACTTGTGGAATATTTTTTCTAATTGTTTCTTTTCTTGTTCTGTTTTACCCAAAGAAGTAATATCTTTTCCAAGCTCCGGCGGATTATAATTCATCCCTGGTATTTGCTTATAATAAGTAAATTCTCCAAGCTTATTAAAAGCAAGAAAGTTGCTGGGAAAAGAAGAAAGATAGTCATTCAATTCATCTACTTTCATCAATCCCGCGTTTAACTTCACATAGTCTTCATTGCTAGCTGCATGATTCAAATTCTTTTTCCAATTTTCATTCATCTTATCTTTCACACCTCATAAACAAAAAAAGCATGCCGAATTCGACATGCTAATTTTAACTTATTTGATTTCTATTAGTCTTTAATAGCTTTTAATCCTTCACGTTTTCTTCCCATATTAAACCATGGTGAAACAGTAAAGGCTAAAACGTCATTAACAACATAAATTAAGGAGTTAACAGCCATTGCTAAAGTTGCATCTCCTTGTGCGTATGTTACGCCCCAAAGAATTAATTGGAAAATTCCACTGGCAGTCCACCAGAAGTATTGGTTATTGTAGCGCAAGAAGCACATAATTCCAGCAGTTAATGAAATAGCGAAACTAATTGCATCAATCCAAGGACGTGGATCATTAGTAAATTTACCAATTAAGTAGCCAGAAACTGCGTAAACAACTAAGGTACCAACAATGGCAATAATCCATTCTTTTGCACCGAACTTACGTAAGTGGTTCTTAGTATCATCATTCCAAGATCTAACTGAAATAATAACTGGCAAATCTAAAGTTAAAATATAAGCAATTTGTTCAAAAATTGATAAGTAGTTTTTAGCAGCTAAGCCTGCATAGATAAAACAAGCTGCAGAAATCAAACCAAGCCAACCATTAATTGCCTTAGTAGCATTGATTGCTAGCACACATAAGGTTCCAAGTAGAGTACCAATAAAAGTAATCACTGTTAAAGTAGTAATCTTATTTTGAATCAAAATGGCTAATTGAAAACCAAAAGCAAAGAACCAAAGCATATAGTTTTGAACTGGCCAGCCGTGCAATTGCTTAAATAACCAAACGAAGTAGTTATCCTTTCTTTCCTTATGATCTTCTTGTAATGATGTTGAATTATCCATCCATTAACTCCTCTTTCTCTATTTTAGGTCACACAATATATTGTGCCTTATCCGCTCTTTTCTTCAAAAAGCATCTGTATCTAGTATAGTAGTTAAAAATTTCAAAACAAGAGTTTACATCTTTAGACAAATATGCGGTACATCGTTATCTTAATTTAAAAAAGCGCTTTCTACCTTTAGTAATTAGTCTTTCTAAAAGATTAGAAAATCTTTTTTTATTTTTAAATTTCAATTTTCTACCCAAGTTCATCGATAATTTATTTTAAAGCCAATTTTTTAATAACGTTTTTTAATTACTTGCTTATTTTGCTATCTGTAAAAATTTATAGATACTTATCTTTTACCATTTATAGCTAGCCTTTTATTGAATAAATAAAAATATATAGATTAATTTATTTTTCTAATTTCATTATTTAAAGTTGAGTTATAATTTTTTTAGAAAGTAAAATTGTTATTTTATATATAAAATAATTGTAATCGAGGAAAGAAAAAATGTCGCATAAGAATGATTTATCTTTTATCGCTAAACTTAATGGGAAGCAAAAGTTTAGCTTTAGGAAACTTTCAGTTGGATTAGTTACTGTTGCTTTAGGTACCACTTTCTTCTTAGAAAGTTCTCATACTGTTCGAGCAGCTGAAACAGATGCTTCAAATCAAAATATTGCTAGCCAAGAAAATATTTCCGAATCTACTAAATCAAGTACTTTAAATATTCAAAAAAATAATACTAGCAAAGACAATAAAAATGACGTAAAAGCTTTACCCACTCAAGAACAAACATCTGCGAGTCAGACTAATAAAAATAGCGAAACTAATAATCGAGAGCTTAACGTATTAGCTACCAAATCAGAAACTCAAAATAATAAAGCTACTCAAGCAAATATTCTTGAAGAAAAAGTTCAAGCTACTAATGACACGCAAGCTACAGCCGTAACTATTACAGGAGCTGAGCCTAACAAGTCCATGATGGCTAATGTTACTCAAGGCTCAATAAACGTTCATGTTAATACGGAGAAAAAGAATCCAATTACTATTAATAATGGACAAAAAGTTACAGTTTCAATTAGTGATACTAATAATTTACTACGTTTTGGCAGCACTCCTTCTAAGAGTAACTATTTTGAGATAACCGCAGCTCAAACAAATGCTAATAAAACATTTACTTTCACTTATACAGGTAACGATGACGGAATCTTATCAGGATTTGATTCAACATTTACTTTTACTGCCGATAATGAAGCAACTAAGCAATACTATACTGACCACGGCACCTATCCTGACTTCAATTTACCCGTTACTGTAACCTTACCTAATAATCTAGTATTTACTCAAAATTTACCAATCAAAATTACACCATATAAAGATCCAGTTGTAACTAAAGAAATTCTTCATGGTTTTATCACTGGTCCAAGATTAATTGGTACCCCAGGTCAAGATGGCTATCCAGGTGAAAATGGTTCTTATACAGAAAATGGTGCAACTTATTATGGACCAGAACCAAGTGCAGCAGCAGATGTTCCTGCTGATAAACAAAAATCTGCTCGTCTAATGCAATACGCTCTTGAATGGAATTATGGTTCTGCTAAGGATCCAAGTTTAGATCCACTAATGGATGTTTTGGTTAACATCACCTTTAATAAAGGACAAGAAATTCTTCCATCTACTATCAAGGCGTTTAAGATCCCAGCTGATATGGAAGTTGTTGATTCTGATGGTCAAAGAGTTCCGATCAATGATTACTACAATAAGCTTGCAACGCTTCCTGAAGATACCAACTTTGAAAAACTTTTAAGAGACTCAATTTCTGACGATAAAAAACAAATTAAGATTGACCAAAAGGGTAATTTTACAGTAAATGGTGTAGATTATTCTCACATGGGTCCTTACTTTATCCAATTAGATACTTTATTGAACCCTAACGATATTGCAGATTGGGCTAGTCACCCAAATTCAGGTGTTGGTCCTTCAATTACTACTCCAATTGTTAATGAAAGAGATTGGCAACATTCTGGTTCAGGAGCTACAACTAATTCTTCTACTCAAACTTATACTGACTTTAAGTTTGATCCTACAGTCGATAGAGTTGTTAGAATCCACTTTATTGATGAAAATACTGACACAGAAATCCCAGATACACTAAGCACTACTATCACCAAAACTAACTCTTCTATTGATAATCCAGCTAATAGTATTGTCGAAAATCTTGAAGCACAACATTATCTCTTAGATGAAAAAGCAACTTTAGGAGAAATTAGCGATTACAGTAAGAATTTAAAAAATTACGATATAAGTAAACAAAATTTTAAAACAGACGCTTTAAACAATAGTTACAACAGTTACAAACTTCAAGTTACTGATACCTCACCTCAATATTACGTCTACCTTTATCATGACACTGACACTCAAACTGAAAATGCCACAGTTACAGAACACGTTAACTATATCTATGAAAATGGACCTCATGCAGATGAAACTGTTGTTGATGCCGCAACTTCTCCAATCAGTCAAATCATCACCTATACCAGATCCAGGACGATTGATCTCGTTGATGATCCTTCAGGACAAAATACTGAATGGTCTAATTGGATAGCTGATAAAAACTTGATTGCAGACTTTAACTTACCTGAAAAAGTTAGTGGTCTTGATAATCAAGCAAAAGTTTATTCATTAGACTCAAAGCAAATTGCTGCTACAAAGAATGGACAAGATTTCAATTACTCTGCACTCAAGCTTCCATTCGAATCATCAGAATTAAAGAATAACCAAACAATTAATTTCAATATTACTGTTCCATATACTTTAACTGAAAATGTTCAAGTAACTTACATTGATGATACGACTGGTAAAACTTTAGAAACTAAATCCTTATCAGGCAATCCTAATGCGGACTCTAAGTACTCAACTAAGGATAGTATTGATAAGTACTTAGCTAAGAATTATGTTTTAGTCAGTGATCCAACTAATCA of the Lactobacillus isalae genome contains:
- a CDS encoding PAS domain-containing protein, which codes for MNENWKKNLNHAASNEDYVKLNAGLMKVDELNDYLSSFPSNFLAFNKLGEFTYYKQIPGMNYNPPELGKDITSLGKTEQEKKQLEKIFHKLSTGEEKELHFSDQTNTQKRFMVDTYRAIYDQKHQFAGINESIQDIYPLVEYYLKETGQKLVDDPDNPKGAIYRKNQEIDAESGASEL
- a CDS encoding DUF421 domain-containing protein; amino-acid sequence: MDYTQLFIKFSLGILTLIIQINVFGKSNLAPTTALDQLQNYVLGGIIGGLIYNSSITILQFLLVLVVWTLVVFILKFGRERSNWVRNLIDGKPVQVIKNGHVLVGNCMKAGISANELMFRLRSRGIYSVEKVKNCIFEQNGQLTIIENDEDNIRFPIISDGQINEDVLDLIHKSNAWLEQEVAKAGYNSTDDIFLGEYIKGQLRLVGYSEK
- a CDS encoding mucin-binding protein, with the translated sequence MSHKNDLSFIAKLNGKQKFSFRKLSVGLVTVALGTTFFLESSHTVRAAETDASNQNIASQENISESTKSSTLNIQKNNTSKDNKNDVKALPTQEQTSASQTNKNSETNNRELNVLATKSETQNNKATQANILEEKVQATNDTQATAVTITGAEPNKSMMANVTQGSINVHVNTEKKNPITINNGQKVTVSISDTNNLLRFGSTPSKSNYFEITAAQTNANKTFTFTYTGNDDGILSGFDSTFTFTADNEATKQYYTDHGTYPDFNLPVTVTLPNNLVFTQNLPIKITPYKDPVVTKEILHGFITGPRLIGTPGQDGYPGENGSYTENGATYYGPEPSAAADVPADKQKSARLMQYALEWNYGSAKDPSLDPLMDVLVNITFNKGQEILPSTIKAFKIPADMEVVDSDGQRVPINDYYNKLATLPEDTNFEKLLRDSISDDKKQIKIDQKGNFTVNGVDYSHMGPYFIQLDTLLNPNDIADWASHPNSGVGPSITTPIVNERDWQHSGSGATTNSSTQTYTDFKFDPTVDRVVRIHFIDENTDTEIPDTLSTTITKTNSSIDNPANSIVENLEAQHYLLDEKATLGEISDYSKNLKNYDISKQNFKTDALNNSYNSYKLQVTDTSPQYYVYLYHDTDTQTENATVTEHVNYIYENGPHADETVVDAATSPISQIITYTRSRTIDLVDDPSGQNTEWSNWIADKNLIADFNLPEKVSGLDNQAKVYSLDSKQIAATKNGQDFNYSALKLPFESSELKNNQTINFNITVPYTLTENVQVTYIDDTTGKTLETKSLSGNPNADSKYSTKDSIDKYLAKNYVLVSDPTNQKDIFFDNDEVPDNQNYEVHFKHGIINLNDSKSIFEKAILYPENGPKTGQEFKNIDLGNIDFSRNGQKDLVTGVTTWNKWNITNQTKNFVLPEAISNVYKLDPDRITQTALDTKKFEINNNIISPLSFSTDKDQEVITSLSDNKTFIVRVPYALTENIKVTYIDDTTGKTLETKSLSGNPNADSKYSTKDTIDKYLAKNYVLVSDSTNQKDIFFDNDEVPDNQNYVVHLKHATKEITNSRVVRETIRYIYDNGKEAAPTYTTSVNFTQTGTIDLMTKDEKLNDWTPITNTFAPVVSPIINNYTADQKQIDAQAVQPNSSDLSFQVIYTAVPVEPTKPVQPVTPAEPTKPVQPVTPAEPTKPVQPATPAEPTKPVQPVTPAEPTKPVQPVTPAEPTKPVQPATPAEPTKPVQPVTPAEPTKPVQSVTPAEPTKPVQPVTPAEPTKPVQPATPAEPTKPVQSVTPAEPTKPVQPATPAEPTKPAQPVTPAEPTKPIQPMISVKPTKPVETTITPLLKKKNEIKTSKPALPSKATTNEAKKNTLPQTGVKSNNTSLIGLAFGATSFLLGLVGSELKRKKKN
- a CDS encoding exonuclease domain-containing protein, coding for MSISVIQGVLRIPAAQDKIRQKGIEKPGFPENYTLIDVETTGLSPYRDRITEMGGLKVRHGEVIATFSELVKFPDSNKVPAFITKLNGIDEAAIEEKGLPVQEAIKKYREFIGSDPIVGYNVNFDLNFVYDLAEKYHLTVLNNDYVDVYRLARSFYPQERHNRLLDCMHRMNIAENQEHRGLDDCLDTKKVFDEFHKLFRQEHMLRAQEAVKTLDLTNEWPDIVKQSQAFRSPFAHKNVVIAGDLDLDEYELANAVKNLGGSIQEEVGQDTDYVLVGDHDFFRTDITELNKARALKKQGQNIRTWSEKFFLNVLDNWARS
- a CDS encoding low temperature requirement protein A → MQAILNKRVSKIALFYDLVFVYMISKTTEILHHLEHGLVSPTSFALFALIVIIFINSWMVQTVFTNRYGIGSWADIAFYFIDMMILLYMSNSFDTNNLTEMKILFISAGLLSLTLASHYLINYFQTTSKIDQNISRAFFLILIFRSIALIIGGLLDNVPGFVLAVIGIIFSWLMPTLTAKYTIKHPIIFPHLLERLNLLVIIIFGETIIGIADYFRPKTFSLYSILIFLTVALLFFTYALQFDKLTNEDQDDVTGNVLIYLHYLIIFGISLITVSIKFIHEADANSWFAVLCLYCGIGLFYLGLLFATRYNKLQFKLKKSTITIFLTTTLIGTISCLIWSSFEVIVILTFVIVAINISWLVHVNLPHIKKGILL
- a CDS encoding DUF3290 domain-containing protein encodes the protein MNFYTINYIQSHQNTDRTALYILMIVAASAMIIFTSLYLRDRFNTRYRDLGIIALLFLVLFAGTQYEKYVQNNEQKSKAAQIVPFIKSIADDANVKESDVMISSTSLQDGMIVRIDSKNEDYQLNLNEDNNSYTLNRAHVIDHHVYVQK
- the pnuC gene encoding nicotinamide riboside transporter PnuC — translated: MDNSTSLQEDHKERKDNYFVWLFKQLHGWPVQNYMLWFFAFGFQLAILIQNKITTLTVITFIGTLLGTLCVLAINATKAINGWLGLISAACFIYAGLAAKNYLSIFEQIAYILTLDLPVIISVRSWNDDTKNHLRKFGAKEWIIAIVGTLVVYAVSGYLIGKFTNDPRPWIDAISFAISLTAGIMCFLRYNNQYFWWTASGIFQLILWGVTYAQGDATLAMAVNSLIYVVNDVLAFTVSPWFNMGRKREGLKAIKD
- a CDS encoding aldo/keto reductase, with the translated sequence MEYFNLNDGNRIPKIGFGTYKLNGSRGVFAIQAALKNGYRLLDSAVNYENEGAVGRAIKNSHVSRDKIFVTSKLPGRHHKYQEALEQIQESLYSADLDYYDLYLIHWPNPKENHYLEAWQAMIDAQRFGLIRSVGVSNFEPEHINHLYRETGVMPAVNQIELHPYWSSQRVRKYDDEHHIITEAWSPLQRGGEAFQEKEIIELAQKYHKSPAQIILRWETQINVVPIPKASSYEHQLSNLNIFDFKLTDAEVQSLINLDKESARRFDPNEHEEF
- a CDS encoding SIR2 family NAD-dependent protein deacylase, which encodes MKDFKEIQRWLAEADAIIVTAGNGFAQMEGLDMFDDAAFPIEYKKVSEKYHVKTIADALDKDFDSWDEKWRFWSQLINEYSVEYEPSKAMQQLKELLSGKNYFIATSTFGHFFEKAGFDQNKIFDVFGDWTRMQCSSGLNHGTYSDLSVVKRYINGQGEIPRCEDCDSPMEIHMPLNAHFFPDEDANTRFRWFLTRKQTEKVVVLELGVDPTSPQLLDPMVKLVEQFKDWHYVAADLSQDDLPDDIQKRSAGLEMALPEVIEKISKNEG
- the pepT gene encoding peptidase T codes for the protein MTEIDQAYIQDKFIEYCKVNTRSDEHSQSVPTTPGQITLLKIIEQELKKLGLDKVSFSEKDSYLVGRLPATSNLETTPIGFVAHVDTADFNADNVQPQVHPNYDGTDILLKAGRILSTSEFPSLKKHLGETLITADGTTLLGADDKAGIAGLLGMLKYLSENSDIAHGEIWVAFGPDEEIGKGAARFDVQRFPVEFAYTLDNGDPGDIAFETFNAAAAIIAFHGTVVHPGEAYGLMVNAALMASEFIQGLPANEVPENSKDFDGYFMVLSNNGNVDHAQIQLIIRDFDTDSFEQKKNLVTDLVDKLNKKYGEDRVVLEMHDQYRSPGDLIKKHPYVVNLVLHAYDALGLKPKVIPFRGGTDGDFISEKGIPTPNLFNGGANFHGPYEYVTTESMALLSRTLIEIVQQHVLLNNNRDNRPLKRKY